The proteins below are encoded in one region of Bacillus sp. 2205SS5-2:
- a CDS encoding nucleotidyltransferase domain-containing protein — protein sequence MDLTVIVHFPLPFGEINKLDNETNHLLNHFKTVVKVDYDLGGLKEVLAEENLYEWGFWLRHMCTCLYGEDLSQCFEQMKPNEKISSALNKDLLPLISSYRKELLTEKVSKSKKRSMLKRLIRGVYLTINVKDESWSTSIDENLMIIQQYFPKEVLFRKVAPMLHTEDEISNQTLLTVLEDFLDWFIKS from the coding sequence TTGGATTTAACTGTTATTGTACATTTCCCACTACCATTTGGTGAGATAAATAAGCTAGATAACGAAACGAATCATTTACTAAATCATTTTAAAACTGTAGTAAAAGTTGATTACGATTTGGGAGGTTTAAAGGAGGTCCTAGCTGAAGAAAATCTGTACGAATGGGGATTTTGGCTTCGTCATATGTGTACTTGTCTTTATGGAGAGGATTTATCTCAATGCTTTGAGCAAATGAAACCAAATGAAAAAATTAGTTCAGCGTTAAATAAAGACCTACTTCCATTAATCAGTAGCTATCGAAAGGAGCTCTTAACCGAAAAAGTGTCTAAATCTAAAAAGAGATCGATGTTAAAGCGACTGATAAGGGGAGTATACCTAACAATTAACGTTAAAGATGAAAGTTGGTCGACCAGCATTGATGAAAACTTAATGATCATCCAACAATATTTCCCCAAGGAAGTTCTTTTTCGCAAAGTGGCACCAATGCTGCATACAGAAGATGAAATTTCTAATCAAACTCTTTTAACAGTCTTAGAAGATTTCTTAGATTGGTTTATAAAGAGCTAA
- the proC gene encoding pyrroline-5-carboxylate reductase: MLKNKKVAFIGAGSMAEAMISGIVESKKIPSINVIASNRSNQDRLMELNEKYHIRTTPSSELKLSGVDIIVLAMKPKDAEKALASIQHSIQPHHLVLSVLAGISTSYLESFLPMGQQVIRVMPNTSSMMRESATAMSLGTNVDEESIKASKSLLACIGEVYVIPEKQMDIFTGIAGSGPAYFYYLMEHIEKAGAEAGLEGELAREIGAQTILGAAKMIMNQDDSPATLRKKVTSPNGTTAAGLAALRKHGGGNAISQAVKGAANRSKELSAELQREPVLAR; encoded by the coding sequence TTGTTAAAAAATAAAAAAGTCGCGTTTATTGGTGCAGGATCGATGGCAGAAGCGATGATTTCAGGCATTGTTGAATCTAAAAAAATACCGTCAATCAATGTGATTGCGAGTAATAGAAGTAATCAAGATCGTTTAATGGAACTAAATGAAAAATATCATATTCGTACGACTCCTTCGAGTGAACTAAAGCTTAGTGGTGTGGATATTATCGTCTTAGCGATGAAACCAAAAGATGCAGAAAAAGCTTTAGCTTCGATTCAACACTCTATTCAACCTCATCACCTCGTATTATCTGTACTTGCGGGAATTTCAACATCGTATCTCGAAAGCTTTTTGCCAATGGGTCAACAGGTGATCCGTGTCATGCCGAATACATCAAGTATGATGCGTGAATCTGCAACGGCTATGAGCCTAGGAACGAATGTAGACGAAGAAAGTATTAAAGCCTCTAAATCCCTTCTTGCTTGCATCGGGGAAGTATACGTTATACCTGAAAAGCAAATGGATATCTTCACTGGCATTGCCGGAAGTGGACCAGCATATTTCTACTATTTAATGGAGCATATTGAAAAAGCGGGTGCAGAAGCTGGCCTTGAAGGTGAGCTTGCACGTGAAATTGGAGCTCAAACCATTCTCGGAGCGGCTAAAATGATTATGAATCAAGATGATTCACCAGCCACCTTACGAAAAAAAGTTACATCACCAAACGGGACAACAGCAGCTGGTTTAGCGGCGCTACGTAAGCACGGCGGAGGTAATGCAATTTCACAAGCCGTGAAAGGTGCGGCCAACCGCTCGAAAGAGTTAAGTGCAGAATTACAAAGAGAACCAGTTTTAGCAAGATAA